The Hordeum vulgare subsp. vulgare chromosome 7H, MorexV3_pseudomolecules_assembly, whole genome shotgun sequence DNA window GGCTCATGCTAATGGAGTCCACGCGCTCGACGCCGTCAATATGATGGCGAAACTCCGGGCAGATACAAGCACTGCCAGCATAGGCAGCATCGACATGCACCCATGCATTGAACATGGCGGCAACGTCGGCGATGGCGCCCACAGGGTCAACGGCGTTGGAAGACGTGGTGCCCACCGTGGCACAGACATATGTTGGCACGAGACCGGCGTCGGCATCAGCTTGCATTACCTCGAGAAGCTTGGCTGGGTCGAGCCCGTAGTTAGTTTCGGGCCCGGTAGGGATGGAGCGGATGTTGGCGGGGTCGAAGCCAGCTAGGCGACATGCCTTGAAGAATGTGGAGTGCGTTTGGTCGGCAGCATAGACAGCCAGGCGTGGTATATGGGACACGCCAACTGAGCCGCTTCGACGCAGTGCCGCGTCACGGGCGGCGACAAGCGTGACAAGCATTGCCTCACTGGTCGTGCCAAGGATGACGCCACCGCCGGTGCCACGACCAGTGCTGGTGCGGTTCATGAAGGTGGTGGGTAGGCGCAGAAGCTGTGCAAGCCAATCGAGAGCGAGAACCTCCATCTCGGTGGCTGCGGGCGAGGCCTGCCACGTGAATCCAACGGTGTTCATGGCAGATGCGATGAGGTCGCCGGCGATGGCAGCGGCGCTGTTGGTGGAGGGGAAGAAGGCGAAAAAGTTTGGGCTAGCCCAGTGCGTCATGCCAGGGACGACGGACGTCCTGAGCTCCTTCATAGTGACATCGAACGGAGCGGAGTAGGTCGGTGGGGACGCGCTGAGCTCGTCTTGGAGGTATCCCGGCTTCACGTTAGGGAGAACGGGCATGGACTCGACGTTGGTGTAGTAGTCGGAGATGAAGTCCACTGCCTTGTGGAGGTATGCACGAACATCTTGGGGGTTGAGCGGCTCGAACGCGGCCTTGTCGTCAGGGAAGGCGGAGAAGGACATTGGGTTGGCGTCCAAGCTGCCCATTTTTAGAAGTGGGATCGGAGGCAAGGAGGTGTGAGGTTTCTGGGTTGATAAACCGGAGCTAGCTCTCTTTGCTTTGCTGCCggagagcaagaagaagaagaagcagacgaGTTGCTGCTTGGTTTGGTGAATGTAGTTGGTCGTTGGTGCGTGGTATGCTATATATAGGTGGATGCGGGAAGCGGCGTGGCGATGTGGGCGTTGAACGAGTCTCGTACGCCGCTACCACGAAAGTGCATTCATGCAACACGAGACGGACGGTCAATTCATGCGTTTCAGTCCAGACACGGACGGTCGTTCTCACGGAAACACCAACCACGACGAACAACTCTTGAAGAATAAGACACATCGACACAAACAGGCAAGCCTCATCCCTCAGCGGCTGCTTATACCCTTCAAATGGCATGTGCAGCAACACAGTTTTTCAGGTTAAACAACGTTCGATCAACCTACTGTTTTCAGCACGCGTTTCGTAAAGAGTTCAGGACGTGTGTAACGTGCAAGCCCACGCGATCAATGTCAGATGGAACAAGCTAGAGCTAGTGGGACATATGTCCGGTGTGGAAATTCCATCGCTAACGCGAAAACTCTTTCCACGTGCGCGTGGTTGGTCGATTATCACGAGCAAAAATGATCGTGAAAtattttattatgcatgctacCGTTCGTTCATTGGCCACCATCCGGCCGCTCAACCTGTTTCTTTTTTCGGGAGGGCTGCTTAAGCTCTCACACTACTTTGACTGAACAGCCGTTTTCTAAAAGTATCTAGGGTTCAGACCGTTTTTGAAGTACCAATATTGTGGCATGTGTAGCCATCACATATTTCCAGGTTAAACTAAACAGCGTTCCAACAACCTATGGTTTCGAACCCACACTCCGAGCATGCGTTTGGTAAACAATTCAAGACGTGTGGTTCGATGCAAGCCCACGTGATCAATTAATGTCGCACGGAACAATCTAGAGCTAGTTGGACGTATACTTGGGGAACAAGAAAAAAGTAACGGTATCTCGAATGTTAGATCCGTAAATTTGCTTCCGCATCATTCCAAGAACATGGATACGGGAACCGGTCATCCAGTGTTATCTTTATATATTTCAACCGCATTCCAATAAATCAACCGAAATTCATGAAAACTCAACATAATTCATCAAAGTTCGGACATAAATAGCAGCAACAGTTCATGTATAGCTTGTAAATAAGTCTAACACAACAATAGTTGAAATTCAACGAGATTAATCAGATGTGCAACAATTTTGTTCATGAACGGAGAAAGTCATCCCACACATACGGTTAATTTTATGCTACATTGTATGTACATAAATGCTCCCCACCCCCAATCATGTGGTGCGTCACGGCAATGCCTACGGGCTATATAATGTGTAGAGTAACACTGGGTGAAACAATGATTCAATCGATAAGTTAAGTAAGAAAAAGCAAAAATACAATGTCTTCAGCTGCCAAGCGCAATGGTCACCTTGCCCCCAACCGAGCAGTTGCGTCACGAAACTTGACGCCGGTGATCTAGACGGCGTACCATCGATACGATAACGATCTCACATTGCGTTGTTGGATGATGTACATGTCATAGGATGTAATATGCATGCGTGCATGAAACGAATCATCCAGGAGCTGCCAGTAGAGCCCCCTtttgctccttcctatgaaatccgTGGATACGACCAGCCACGCATCACACCCCAACTAATCATCCATGGTTGAATACCCTGTCATCCATGGTACTCTAAAATCATGACATGACATTCAAAATTACCTCAATGGTATTGACAGTACACTTCTCAGGCGTGGTGTCCTGTGTGGACATCGTCGACAGGGGAGGAGGagtacactagtggggacggggcctttagccccggcccgtaaggggctttagtcccggttcaccaaccgggactaaaggggcgggactaaaggcctaaccttttcgtcccggccctcttacacgccgggactaaaggtgctccacgtgggcgcctcgtagcgccccaggggcaggccctttagtcccggttcgttacacggaccaggactaaagattttcagattttgctggtttttgggtttttttttaatgaaattatttttgggttttagggttttagggtttaggtgttcgggagattaacgtgatgcctcgtttggtgttcgggaattagttttcatataatttaaatagaaataattatgcatatatatatatataagattaacttatcttacaagcgaccgtatatatacaattatatggagatctgaattatcgggactagagcccgtctattcgattacatggacgaacatcagtaatggcccttagctacactaaatcgtcctttgtcttctatagcttccgtcctcagaaatcccacaAGCtcatctgcaacagcaatcgtgcgttgttctggtaggaccttcgtcctcatggccgtgtgctatataagaagaggagatgaatatgaatatcaatcatgataacaaagaatgacgggtaaaaatagaggtgtgattgttcattgcttacgtcgtatctgtgatccttgtgctcaaaggtaaacgtgcgaatggtctcgcaaacatagtatccgcatagatgcgtcccccgtggctgctggtcgcactttacgagaatggaatatatataatcaaaataataatctagcatcataaatgtattgaaaattaatagaagtatatcatactactacttacctgagccgctctaaaggtcagcttctcaggaaagttaccgggagtcacgcacttgaaccgcttccaaaccctgctcgacaaggataatgatttgctaagtttttcattaattgatatatcataaaatcatcgaaagagaccgatagagcgcaagaatgattaaaattacccttgaagcatgtcctgcgggctttggaactgttccaagggtctcgataatgggtcgaaggcatcaactcttcccttatcaatttgaatgtccaacagaatccaatggaagctgcacatgtatatgtatatgtatatgtgtgtgtgtgtgtgtgtgtgtgtgtgtgtgtctatatatatatatatatatatatatatatatatatatatatatatatatgtcagtaacttatcaattacacttataagtgaatggacacaacagagtaaagaccctcacctgaagttgtatggaaacagtatgtggtcacagaaattttgatttgttagaaaccttagaaggttttcctccgtctccttgggtttgtcagttagcgtcgctatatgtattttatctgggtcaataaacccaatatttaggatgttcttacttttacactccaaaaTCTTCATtccgcataatagagtacaagttatatatagacaatgaattgaaataactaaacaagttatatgtagacaacgaattgaaaaacttacagacaatagcaactcataagcgatttgtcgagggcgtcgccattgtacatctggaagagttcatcaaagtcgatatggatttcttcggagcggccgtagtactcccgtgggacactcagcacgatcatcgttttcccattctttgattcacttaagtaccatttatgcaagtaacgcatatttgttgggagatcatctttgctgaccaaaggctcgcccatgacaaactgtggcttaggggctaccatagccttgggtatcctgtcgtcttgggaagccagcaaatcttcaaccgagataccacattcatccgccaactccttttctctttcaaaagcttgcccctgcaccggagggggaacattctcggttaacaccttgaggggtgggatcgactgtttggcctgttgtccaagctgaggaacgtctgattttttctttcttgtagttgaacttgatttgctcccacttgcacttgcacgtgagctgctctttttcacttccttctgcaatgtgcgtgtatagtcatcaggcttatagtgtaagtcatactgtgatggaagggttatgaagtcttttgcccatgctatttgcttctcggtgtattccgggcggggctcgggttccttctttttcatctacgcctcatgttgttcctttgctatcctggcgttttcctcgggggtacgatcataaggtctgataggaagattagcatgaggtacctttgggaggggcgacagtttgcgctttggggagctccctcgcttagaaatcatcgacggagcattcttgctggcacgcttccgcttagtatcatgtgcgggcggcggcggagacggacgacccaagtccggcggcggtgatcgagatggactcgtgttgtgctggccgacgtcatgtggagggcttggaggtaatggaggtttaggtgacctgcgatgactcggaggcagtgttgtccttggggccgagcctggaagcttgatgtagttcttgtcccataggatgactccacccagtacttctccgagtgtcctctcatcttcgggtccagctatgtcgagctccatatcattaaaccccgtcatgatttcatccaccccgactttagcaaagccagctggaatctcacggccatgccagcgtgcatcagggccagaaggtaaagcttgtccgacggccaccttcatggatatgttcttgaatttctgatggagttcacatgatgttgactccttgattccatccacggggtagccgggaccgccctctatcattcttcgttcatcgtcggacggggcctcagattcagccacgctgcttttccgcttagatggggcgccggtaatatcaagtgcatgaTCTTCctcgcgcggtactcctctaagctcatcaatctgcttctgttgctcgttaatcctggcaagcaactggttgaacttgtcattctcctcatcctgctgccgctcctttgctctctctcggcttctgtaagtgtcttggtct harbors:
- the LOC123412624 gene encoding tryptophan decarboxylase 1-like, which gives rise to MGSLDANPMSFSAFPDDKAAFEPLNPQDVRAYLHKAVDFISDYYTNVESMPVLPNVKPGYLQDELSASPPTYSAPFDVTMKELRTSVVPGMTHWASPNFFAFFPSTNSAAAIAGDLIASAMNTVGFTWQASPAATEMEVLALDWLAQLLRLPTTFMNRTSTGRGTGGGVILGTTSEAMLVTLVAARDAALRRSGSVGVSHIPRLAVYAADQTHSTFFKACRLAGFDPANIRSIPTGPETNYGLDPAKLLEVMQADADAGLVPTYVCATVGTTSSNAVDPVGAIADVAAMFNAWVHVDAAYAGSACICPEFRHHIDGVERVDSISMSPHKWLLTCLDCTCLYVRDAHRLSDSLETNPEYLKNDATDSGEVTDLKDMQVGVGRRFRGLKLWMVMRTYGTTKLQEHIRSDVTMAKMFEDFVRADSRFEVVVPRNFALVCFRIKPTGAMTEEDADNANRVLMDNLNKTGKAYLAHTVIGDKFVLRFAVGSSLQEERHVRSAWDLVKKTASSIMD